A part of Gramella sp. MAR_2010_147 genomic DNA contains:
- a CDS encoding amidohydrolase translates to MTRKIHFLLFGSLLSFFSQAQEIIPSEEFENIEDKVIEWRRDFHEHPELSNREFKTAEKIASHLKSLGIETTTGVAKTGVIGILIGDKPGKTLALRADIDALPVTENNDLPFKSEVTTEFLGTKTGVMHACGHDTHTAILMGVAEILSENKDKIKGTVKFIFQPAEEGPPPGEEGGASLMIKEGALKNPDVDAIFGLHINAATPVGTIKYKPEGTMAAVERFVINVKGKQAHGSAPWSGVDPILISAKIIDGLQTIISRNAELTESASVITVGKITSGVRFNIIPETAEMIGTVRTLDPKNKELILSRMRELVPAIAKAYGGEASIEIQNNTAITYNDPALTNQMLPSLKLVAGEENVNLMKATTGGEDFSFFQEEVPGFYFFLGGMPANAQPTRHHTPDFYIDESGLLLGVKAMTQLSLDYLNQG, encoded by the coding sequence ATGACTCGTAAAATTCACTTTCTTCTCTTTGGAAGCCTGCTTTCATTTTTCTCTCAGGCACAGGAAATAATTCCTTCCGAAGAATTTGAAAATATAGAAGATAAGGTTATAGAGTGGCGAAGGGATTTTCATGAACACCCTGAACTTTCCAACCGGGAATTCAAAACCGCTGAAAAAATCGCCAGTCATTTAAAGTCCCTTGGAATTGAGACTACCACAGGGGTAGCTAAAACAGGAGTGATAGGAATTTTAATAGGAGATAAACCGGGAAAAACACTGGCCCTTAGGGCAGATATTGACGCACTGCCGGTTACCGAGAATAACGATCTACCATTTAAATCTGAAGTTACTACTGAATTCCTCGGTACTAAAACCGGGGTAATGCATGCCTGCGGGCATGATACACATACCGCTATCTTAATGGGGGTTGCTGAAATACTTTCAGAAAATAAAGACAAGATTAAAGGAACCGTGAAATTTATATTTCAGCCCGCTGAAGAAGGCCCGCCACCCGGAGAAGAAGGTGGTGCTTCTTTGATGATAAAGGAAGGTGCTCTAAAAAATCCAGATGTTGATGCAATTTTTGGACTACATATTAATGCGGCCACTCCGGTAGGAACCATTAAATACAAGCCTGAAGGCACCATGGCTGCGGTGGAAAGATTTGTAATAAACGTAAAAGGAAAACAGGCCCACGGTTCAGCTCCCTGGAGTGGTGTGGATCCTATTCTAATTTCAGCAAAGATCATTGACGGACTTCAAACGATTATAAGCCGAAATGCAGAACTTACGGAATCGGCTTCCGTTATCACGGTAGGAAAGATCACCAGCGGGGTGAGATTCAATATAATACCAGAAACTGCCGAAATGATTGGTACAGTAAGAACTCTGGATCCAAAAAACAAGGAATTGATCCTTTCCAGAATGCGCGAATTAGTACCAGCGATCGCCAAAGCTTATGGTGGAGAAGCCAGTATTGAAATTCAGAATAATACAGCAATTACATATAACGATCCTGCTCTTACCAATCAAATGCTGCCCAGCTTAAAATTAGTTGCTGGCGAAGAAAATGTAAATTTAATGAAAGCTACTACCGGAGGTGAAGATTTCTCTTTCTTTCAGGAAGAAGTACCGGGGTTTTATTTTTTCCTTGGCGGAATGCCTGCAAATGCACAACCTACGAGACATCATACCCCAGACTTTTATATTGATGAAAGCGGCTTATTATTAGGTGTAAAAGCAATGACTCAACTGAGTTTAGATTATTTAAACCAGGGTTAA
- a CDS encoding L-threonylcarbamoyladenylate synthase has translation MAELLRIYDENPAPKHINKVVETLRKGGLIIYPTDTIYGLGCDITNVAALEKIAQIKKVKLEKANFSFVCEDLSNLSDYVKQIDTATFKILKRSLPGPYTFILPGGNNLPNVFKKKKTVGIRVPDNNICKAIVSSLGNPIVSTSIRDDDEVLEYGTDPELIKEKWDHLVDIVIDGGYGDNIPSTVIDLTTPNPEVIREGKGSLEIM, from the coding sequence ATGGCAGAATTACTGCGCATTTACGACGAGAACCCGGCTCCAAAACATATTAATAAAGTAGTTGAGACCCTTCGCAAAGGAGGACTCATAATTTATCCAACTGATACCATTTATGGGTTAGGATGCGATATTACCAATGTAGCCGCTTTGGAAAAGATAGCACAGATAAAAAAAGTGAAACTGGAAAAAGCTAATTTTTCTTTTGTTTGTGAAGATCTAAGCAACCTTTCAGACTACGTGAAGCAAATAGATACAGCAACATTTAAGATACTTAAACGATCCTTGCCGGGACCATATACCTTCATTCTACCGGGAGGGAATAACCTTCCTAATGTTTTCAAAAAGAAAAAAACGGTAGGTATTCGTGTTCCAGATAATAATATTTGTAAGGCTATAGTAAGTAGTCTTGGCAATCCCATCGTTTCTACTTCCATAAGGGACGATGATGAGGTTTTAGAATATGGGACCGATCCAGAACTTATCAAGGAAAAATGGGATCATTTAGTAGATATTGTGATAGATGGTGGGTATGGAGATAATATTCCTTCAACGGTGATTGATCTTACCACTCCCAATCCTGAAGTGATTAGAGAAGGCAAAGGAAGTCTTGAGATCATGTGA
- a CDS encoding patatin-like phospholipase family protein, whose amino-acid sequence MRALVISGGGSKGAFAGGVAQYLTEELKKDYDLFIGTSTGSLLMAHMALGKAEKVKKVFTSVNQSSIFSNRPFLIKKKHGHENISINHFNVFLNFLKGKKTFGESHNLKKLLEKTFTKEEFEELKAGPKEIVVTVSNISLNEVEYKSIRDYEYEDFIEWIWISCNYTPFMSLVKKNGCEYADGGLGSMVPIEEAIKRGATEVDAIILQTEVTYFNRMPSKNVFSLITNLFAFMLDRIETQNIKIGKFSAANKDAVLNFYYTPTILTTNSLIFDEEKMKVWWESGFEFAKHRNKELNQIEP is encoded by the coding sequence ATGCGAGCCCTTGTAATTTCTGGTGGAGGTAGCAAAGGCGCATTCGCAGGTGGTGTGGCACAATACCTCACCGAAGAATTAAAAAAAGACTATGATCTTTTTATAGGAACCTCTACCGGCAGTCTTCTTATGGCACATATGGCATTAGGAAAGGCTGAAAAAGTTAAAAAAGTGTTTACCTCTGTAAACCAGTCCAGCATCTTTAGCAATCGTCCTTTTTTGATAAAAAAGAAACACGGTCATGAAAATATAAGCATCAACCATTTTAATGTGTTTCTTAATTTCCTGAAAGGAAAAAAGACCTTTGGAGAAAGCCATAATTTAAAAAAGCTACTGGAAAAAACTTTTACAAAAGAGGAGTTCGAAGAGCTTAAGGCGGGGCCAAAGGAAATTGTGGTAACCGTTTCAAATATTTCATTGAATGAAGTGGAATATAAGTCCATTCGGGATTATGAATATGAAGATTTTATAGAATGGATCTGGATCTCCTGTAACTACACACCATTTATGAGTCTTGTTAAAAAAAATGGTTGTGAATATGCCGATGGTGGTCTGGGCTCTATGGTTCCTATAGAGGAAGCTATAAAGAGAGGTGCTACAGAGGTTGATGCGATTATTTTGCAGACTGAAGTCACTTACTTTAATAGAATGCCTTCAAAGAATGTATTTTCGTTGATCACTAATCTGTTTGCATTCATGCTTGACCGAATTGAAACGCAGAATATTAAGATCGGCAAATTTTCAGCAGCCAATAAAGATGCCGTTCTTAATTTTTATTATACTCCAACAATTTTGACTACCAATTCACTTATTTTTGATGAGGAGAAGATGAAAGTCTGGTGGGAGAGTGGTTTTGAGTTTGCAAAACACAGGAATAAAGAGTTGAACCAAATCGAACCTTAA
- a CDS encoding patatin-like phospholipase family protein: MRALVISGGGSKGAFAGGVAQYLIQEKNRNYDLYLGTSTGSLLIPHLAAGNIQKVYDIYTNVNQRKIFSINPFIVKKKDGREYVTINYFNMFWQFVRSRRTFGESKALRRNIRKNFSHHDFTELKNNVKDVVVTVSNLSKNRVEYKSIHDFEYDDFLDWIWISCNYIPFMSLAQKDGFEYADGGLGCVVPIREAIKRGATEVDAIILEAENMEYNKILGKNPFSLMVNLFGFLMDQVEYHDIVEGKLAAMNKKVKLNIYYTPTKLTENSLVFNKKAMTEWWQQGYEYAEKKEMEKKAAKSSWFKLGF; this comes from the coding sequence ATGCGAGCATTAGTAATATCTGGAGGAGGGAGCAAAGGAGCTTTTGCCGGTGGCGTTGCTCAATATCTCATTCAGGAAAAAAACCGTAATTATGATCTTTATCTCGGGACATCTACCGGTAGTCTCTTAATTCCTCATCTAGCCGCGGGAAATATTCAGAAGGTATATGATATTTATACCAATGTAAATCAGCGAAAGATCTTTAGTATTAATCCGTTTATTGTAAAAAAGAAAGACGGGAGAGAATACGTGACCATCAATTACTTCAATATGTTCTGGCAGTTTGTGAGAAGCAGAAGAACATTTGGTGAGAGTAAGGCATTAAGAAGAAATATTCGTAAGAATTTTTCGCATCACGATTTTACAGAGCTTAAGAATAATGTGAAAGATGTAGTAGTGACCGTGTCTAATCTTTCTAAAAACAGGGTGGAATATAAGTCTATCCATGATTTTGAATATGATGATTTTCTAGACTGGATATGGATTAGCTGCAATTATATTCCATTTATGAGCCTTGCGCAAAAAGACGGGTTCGAATATGCCGATGGCGGTCTGGGCTGTGTGGTGCCAATAAGGGAAGCCATTAAAAGAGGCGCTACTGAAGTGGATGCGATTATTCTTGAAGCTGAAAATATGGAGTACAACAAAATTCTTGGTAAAAACCCATTTTCTTTAATGGTAAACCTCTTTGGCTTTTTGATGGATCAGGTTGAATACCACGATATTGTAGAAGGTAAACTGGCCGCAATGAATAAAAAAGTAAAACTGAATATTTATTACACTCCAACAAAACTTACTGAGAACTCATTGGTCTTCAATAAAAAAGCCATGACAGAGTGGTGGCAGCAAGGTTATGAGTATGCAGAAAAGAAAGAAATGGAAAAGAAGGCTGCTAAATCTTCCTGGTTTAAGCTAGGCTTCTAA
- a CDS encoding DUF2945 domain-containing protein, with product MIREGSSVKWKWGNGTATGKVVSSYTREVTKKIDGSDITRNGEEGNKALYIEQEDGAKVLKLESEVEKLE from the coding sequence ATGATAAGGGAAGGAAGCAGCGTAAAATGGAAATGGGGAAATGGAACTGCAACTGGAAAAGTTGTTTCCAGCTACACTAGGGAAGTCACAAAGAAAATAGATGGCAGTGATATAACCAGAAACGGAGAAGAAGGAAATAAAGCCTTGTATATTGAGCAGGAAGATGGTGCTAAGGTATTAAAGCTTGAAAGTGAAGTTGAGAAGTTAGAATAA
- a CDS encoding UvrD-helicase domain-containing protein: protein MEAYLAELNDAQRAPVLQKDGPMIVIAGAGSGKTRVLTYRIAYLMNQGVDAFNILSLTFTNKAAREMKQRISKIVGSSEAKNLWMGTFHSVFAKILRFEADKLGYPSNFTIYDTQDSHSVIRAIIKEMRLDKDVYKYKQVYNRISSYKNSLITVKAYFQNPELREADAMSKKPRLGEIYKAYVDRCFKAGAMDFDDLLLKTNELLNRFPEVLHKYQSRFKYILVDEYQDTNHSQYLIVRALSDKFQNICVVGDDAQSIYAFRGANINNILNFQKDYEDVQMYRLEQNYRSSKNIVEAANSIIDKNKTKLDKIVWTANEDGPKIIVNRLLTDGEEGRYVASSIFENRMQNQMDNGDFAILYRTNAQSRAMEDALRKKDIPYRIYGGLSFYQRKEIKDVLSYLRLILNPRDEEALKRVINYPSRGIGQTTMDRLAIAANEHNRSMFEVIQNLGKLDLKINRGTQTKLENFVNMIRSFAIMNETSDAFQIAETVTKKTGLVQELKKDGTPEGIARIENIEELLNGIRDFVEGQKELADATGSLSEFLEDVALATDLDNDTGDDDRVALMTIHLAKGLEFPYVYIVGMEEDLFPSAMSMNTRSELEEERRLFYVALTRAEKQAYLTYTLSRYRWGKLVDAEPSRFIEEIDDQYLDLMVPQDDYKYKPLIDTDIFGDEVDKSRLRQTKPKSGTPPPAHKPSEEQLRKLRKLKPAASEPSKARNTLDLSQGNEVEHMRFGRGKVLKIEGAGQDRKAEIDFDQGGIKKLLLRFAKLKVLS, encoded by the coding sequence TTGGAAGCTTATTTAGCTGAATTGAATGATGCACAGAGGGCTCCGGTGCTGCAAAAAGATGGCCCCATGATCGTAATTGCCGGAGCAGGTTCCGGTAAAACACGGGTGCTTACTTATAGAATCGCTTATTTGATGAATCAGGGGGTAGATGCCTTCAATATTCTTTCGCTCACCTTTACCAATAAGGCGGCAAGAGAAATGAAGCAACGTATCTCCAAGATCGTTGGAAGCAGTGAGGCTAAAAATCTATGGATGGGTACTTTCCATTCGGTTTTCGCTAAGATATTGAGGTTCGAGGCAGATAAATTGGGGTATCCTTCCAATTTCACCATTTATGATACCCAGGATTCCCATAGTGTGATCAGGGCGATCATAAAGGAAATGAGGCTTGATAAAGATGTGTATAAATATAAACAGGTCTACAACCGAATTTCCTCTTATAAAAACAGTCTTATTACCGTAAAGGCATATTTCCAGAATCCTGAACTTCGGGAAGCTGATGCGATGTCTAAAAAACCACGCCTTGGTGAAATTTACAAAGCATATGTAGACAGATGTTTTAAAGCCGGGGCCATGGATTTTGATGATCTGCTTCTGAAAACCAATGAGCTTCTAAATCGCTTTCCAGAGGTGCTTCATAAATATCAAAGCAGGTTTAAATACATTCTGGTGGACGAGTATCAGGATACCAACCATTCTCAGTATTTAATTGTAAGAGCCCTTTCAGATAAATTCCAGAATATATGTGTGGTGGGAGATGATGCCCAAAGTATTTATGCTTTCCGAGGAGCCAACATTAATAATATTTTGAATTTCCAAAAGGATTATGAGGACGTTCAAATGTATCGCCTGGAACAGAATTATCGTTCTTCAAAAAATATTGTGGAGGCTGCCAATTCTATTATTGATAAGAACAAAACAAAGCTCGATAAGATCGTTTGGACGGCTAATGAAGACGGCCCAAAGATTATTGTGAACAGATTGCTTACAGATGGGGAAGAAGGAAGATATGTAGCCAGTTCAATTTTTGAGAATAGGATGCAAAATCAGATGGATAACGGCGATTTTGCGATTCTTTATAGAACCAATGCCCAGAGTAGGGCGATGGAAGACGCTCTAAGAAAAAAGGATATTCCGTATAGAATCTATGGAGGTCTTTCTTTCTATCAAAGAAAGGAGATCAAAGATGTGCTTTCTTACTTAAGGCTTATTTTAAACCCGAGGGATGAAGAAGCTTTAAAGAGGGTGATAAACTATCCTTCTCGCGGAATTGGGCAAACTACTATGGATAGATTGGCTATTGCTGCCAATGAGCATAACCGATCTATGTTTGAAGTTATTCAAAATCTGGGGAAGCTCGATCTTAAAATCAATCGCGGTACCCAAACCAAACTGGAAAATTTTGTGAATATGATTCGCAGTTTTGCGATCATGAATGAGACCAGTGATGCCTTTCAGATTGCTGAAACTGTTACCAAAAAGACGGGATTGGTTCAGGAACTAAAGAAAGACGGGACGCCAGAAGGTATCGCCAGAATTGAAAATATTGAAGAATTGCTAAACGGTATTCGGGATTTTGTAGAAGGTCAGAAAGAGCTGGCAGATGCTACGGGCTCTCTTTCTGAATTTCTAGAAGATGTGGCTCTCGCCACCGATCTTGATAATGATACCGGAGATGACGACAGAGTGGCGCTTATGACGATTCACCTGGCCAAAGGTCTTGAATTTCCATATGTCTACATCGTTGGAATGGAAGAAGATCTTTTTCCTTCAGCAATGAGTATGAATACCAGAAGTGAGCTGGAAGAGGAACGTCGCCTTTTTTATGTGGCATTAACAAGGGCAGAAAAACAGGCATATTTAACTTATACCCTCTCACGTTATCGCTGGGGAAAACTGGTCGATGCGGAACCAAGTCGATTTATTGAGGAGATAGACGATCAATACCTTGATCTAATGGTGCCTCAGGATGATTATAAGTACAAGCCATTAATTGATACCGATATTTTTGGGGATGAGGTAGATAAAAGCAGGCTGAGACAAACAAAACCAAAAAGTGGAACTCCACCACCTGCTCATAAACCATCAGAAGAACAGCTTAGAAAACTCAGAAAATTAAAACCAGCTGCTTCAGAGCCTTCAAAAGCACGAAATACATTAGATCTTTCACAAGGGAACGAAGTGGAGCATATGCGTTTTGGAAGAGGTAAGGTTTTAAAAATAGAAGGCGCAGGACAGGATAGAAAAGCCGAAATAGATTTCGATCAGGGCGGAATAAAGAAACTGCTATTGCGTTTTGCTAAGTTGAAAGTGCTGTCATAA
- a CDS encoding OmpA family protein: MRKIMLLSATAAILLSSCVSQKKYNELETKQRETQDQLNTATVKLNSCLDEKDRMTETIGRLNNTNAALLNNVGDLATLSKKEAENLERSLESIKEKDLAIRSMQEAMNKKDSVTLALVTSLKGALGNMSDEDIEINVEKGVVYVSISDKLLFDSGRYNITPRAKEVLGKVATVVKNKPNIEFMVEGHTDDKAISTSMFQDNWDLSVKRATSVVRVLQDDFGVEPARMTAAGRSYYVPVASNATAEGRAKNRRTRIVVLPKLDQFYSMIEDGMEKATSGEE; this comes from the coding sequence ATGAGAAAAATCATGCTTTTGTCGGCAACAGCTGCCATTTTGCTATCTTCATGTGTTTCACAGAAAAAATACAATGAACTGGAAACCAAGCAAAGAGAAACACAGGATCAATTAAATACCGCTACGGTTAAATTGAACTCTTGTCTTGATGAAAAAGATAGAATGACTGAGACTATTGGTAGACTAAACAATACCAATGCTGCACTATTAAATAACGTAGGAGATCTTGCTACCCTTTCAAAGAAAGAAGCTGAAAATCTTGAACGTTCTTTAGAGAGTATTAAAGAAAAAGATCTTGCTATCCGTTCTATGCAGGAAGCGATGAACAAGAAAGATTCAGTAACTCTTGCTCTTGTAACCAGTCTTAAAGGAGCTCTTGGAAACATGAGTGATGAAGATATTGAGATCAATGTTGAAAAAGGTGTCGTGTATGTATCTATTTCAGACAAGCTTTTATTTGATAGTGGTCGTTATAACATTACTCCACGTGCAAAAGAAGTACTTGGAAAAGTTGCAACCGTAGTAAAGAACAAGCCGAATATCGAATTTATGGTTGAAGGCCACACAGATGATAAAGCAATTAGCACTTCAATGTTCCAGGATAACTGGGATCTAAGTGTAAAACGTGCAACTTCTGTAGTAAGAGTGTTACAGGACGATTTTGGTGTTGAACCGGCTCGTATGACTGCTGCTGGTAGAAGTTATTATGTTCCTGTTGCTTCTAATGCAACTGCTGAAGGTCGTGCTAAGAACAGAAGAACAAGAATAGTTGTTCTTCCTAAGCTAGACCAGTTCTACAGTATGATTGAAGACGGAATGGAGAAAGCTACTTCTGGTGAAGAATAA
- a CDS encoding alpha/beta hydrolase, producing MSFIETTSKEKGKNINLYYEDYGEGKPVILIHGWPLSHRMWEYQINEVVEAGFRCIAYDRRGFGDSDKPWTNYDYDSLAKDLNDIITRLDLSEVSIVGFSMGGGEVARYIGNYGTSKLSKAGLISAVPPFMLKTDNNPDGLEKEVFEGFKKEIKKDRPAFLKGFGKQFVNFDKVGDRISEEMADYYWSIACNASPNATLECIDSFGLTDFRDDLKKIDVPTLVVHGDADQIVPIEISGKKSADAISKSEYHVIEEAPHGLVLTHTAEFNKILIDFLKK from the coding sequence ATGAGTTTTATTGAGACTACGAGTAAAGAAAAAGGAAAAAACATCAATCTATATTATGAAGATTACGGGGAAGGAAAACCCGTGATCCTCATCCATGGATGGCCATTAAGTCATCGCATGTGGGAATATCAGATCAATGAAGTTGTAGAAGCCGGTTTTAGGTGTATCGCTTACGACAGGAGAGGATTTGGAGATAGTGATAAGCCCTGGACAAATTATGATTATGATAGCCTGGCAAAGGATTTAAATGATATTATTACCAGGCTTGATCTTTCTGAGGTTAGTATCGTAGGATTTTCAATGGGTGGAGGCGAAGTAGCCAGATATATTGGAAATTATGGAACTTCTAAATTGTCGAAAGCAGGACTTATTTCTGCTGTTCCTCCATTTATGTTGAAAACAGACAACAATCCAGACGGACTTGAAAAAGAAGTGTTTGAAGGTTTTAAAAAGGAAATCAAGAAGGATCGGCCAGCGTTTTTAAAAGGTTTCGGAAAGCAATTCGTGAATTTTGATAAAGTTGGAGACCGTATAAGCGAGGAAATGGCAGATTACTACTGGTCTATAGCTTGCAATGCTTCGCCGAATGCCACTTTAGAATGCATTGATTCTTTTGGCCTGACAGATTTTAGAGATGACCTTAAAAAAATTGATGTGCCAACACTTGTGGTGCATGGGGATGCAGATCAAATCGTACCTATAGAAATTTCAGGAAAGAAGAGCGCAGATGCGATTTCCAAAAGCGAATATCATGTGATCGAGGAAGCGCCACACGGTCTGGTACTTACACATACAGCAGAATTCAACAAAATTTTAATTGACTTTCTTAAAAAGTAA
- a CDS encoding DsrE family protein, producing MKKALFLLLLLAATPSISQQLESGTVIPEYGKTYPIASPEFKTDTNAVLKVVFDVDRSFKALKPNALIETAARFLNMHEKAGVNSENMKVALVLHGQSVNDVLKNEYYTVKNPGVSQNPNLKLIEALSKNGVEIILCGQSATHHKVTREKASEHITFALSAMTALVQLQNDGYQLIKF from the coding sequence ATGAAAAAAGCCTTATTTCTCCTATTACTTCTGGCTGCTACCCCATCTATTTCACAGCAACTGGAATCTGGAACTGTGATTCCGGAATATGGTAAAACATACCCCATCGCTTCTCCAGAATTCAAAACAGATACCAATGCTGTGCTAAAAGTTGTTTTTGATGTAGACCGAAGTTTCAAAGCCTTAAAACCCAATGCACTCATTGAAACTGCCGCCAGATTTTTGAATATGCATGAAAAAGCTGGAGTAAATTCTGAAAACATGAAGGTAGCCCTGGTTTTGCATGGGCAATCTGTAAATGATGTATTGAAAAACGAATATTATACTGTTAAAAATCCCGGAGTATCACAAAATCCAAATTTAAAACTAATAGAAGCTCTTTCTAAAAATGGTGTAGAAATCATTCTCTGCGGACAAAGTGCTACGCATCATAAAGTCACCAGAGAAAAAGCAAGTGAACATATAACATTTGCCTTATCAGCAATGACGGCTCTGGTACAATTACAAAACGACGGATATCAACTAATTAAATTTTAA
- a CDS encoding FMN-binding glutamate synthase family protein, whose product MNEILMILGYIPWWGWLLVFLLLIGISDIFFNKKHTIVHNFPVVGHLRYFLESIGPELRQYIVASNRDELPFNRRERGWIYASAKNENNYEGFGTDQDIFSTHYIFINNALLPYKLPEDHPNRKNSGLIPCAKVMGSWNKRRRPYRPASVINVSAMSYGSLSAKAIESLNEGCKLSGAYHNTGEGGLSPYHLKGADVVFQIGTGYFGVRDEFGNFSMEKLVKLVKDNPEVRAIELKLSQGAKPGKGGVLPAAKISKEISEIRGVPMHKDVISPAYHTTFDTIEGMVDFVEEIAQATGLPTGIKSAVGNLKDWEILARIMQETDYGPDFISIDGGEGGTGAAPPSFADHVSLPWIYAFTDVYKIFQKYQLTDRIVFIASGRLGFPAKAAMAFALGADCINVAREAMMSIGCIQAQSCHTNTCPTGVATQNKWLQSGINVKDKAMRTNFYFVKFRKELLNISHASGYEHPCQFNTDDVDINLSDKNLAKTLATTFSYHKDKVNFASVKELVECSHLGGRLNLEHLQKTEKAID is encoded by the coding sequence ATGAATGAAATTTTAATGATTTTAGGGTATATTCCCTGGTGGGGATGGTTACTTGTTTTCCTTTTACTTATTGGCATTTCAGATATTTTCTTCAACAAGAAACATACGATAGTTCATAATTTCCCTGTGGTGGGACATTTACGCTATTTCCTCGAAAGCATAGGCCCGGAGCTAAGACAATATATTGTCGCCAGCAACAGGGATGAGCTCCCATTTAACAGGCGGGAAAGAGGCTGGATCTATGCTTCGGCTAAAAATGAAAATAATTACGAAGGTTTCGGGACAGATCAGGATATTTTTTCCACTCATTATATTTTTATCAATAATGCACTGTTACCTTATAAACTTCCGGAAGATCATCCCAATAGAAAGAACTCCGGGCTTATCCCCTGTGCTAAGGTGATGGGTAGCTGGAACAAAAGAAGAAGACCTTACCGGCCAGCCTCCGTTATTAATGTTTCGGCGATGAGTTATGGATCACTTTCAGCCAAAGCAATTGAATCTCTAAATGAAGGTTGTAAGCTTTCAGGTGCTTATCACAATACCGGGGAGGGTGGACTTTCGCCTTATCATCTAAAAGGAGCAGATGTAGTATTTCAAATTGGAACCGGATATTTTGGGGTACGCGATGAATTTGGCAATTTCTCTATGGAAAAACTGGTGAAGCTTGTAAAAGATAATCCGGAGGTTAGAGCTATCGAGTTAAAATTATCGCAGGGAGCTAAACCGGGAAAAGGCGGTGTTCTTCCTGCTGCCAAAATATCTAAAGAAATTTCAGAAATTCGAGGAGTCCCTATGCACAAAGACGTTATTTCTCCTGCGTACCACACAACTTTTGATACCATTGAAGGGATGGTAGATTTTGTTGAAGAGATCGCCCAGGCCACTGGTCTACCTACCGGTATCAAATCTGCCGTTGGTAATTTGAAAGACTGGGAAATTCTCGCGAGAATAATGCAGGAAACAGATTATGGCCCAGATTTTATTAGTATTGATGGTGGCGAAGGGGGAACCGGGGCTGCACCACCGAGTTTTGCAGACCATGTTTCCCTTCCATGGATATATGCCTTTACCGATGTTTACAAGATCTTTCAAAAATATCAGCTTACAGACCGTATTGTTTTTATTGCTTCGGGAAGGCTTGGGTTTCCTGCGAAAGCGGCTATGGCTTTTGCCTTAGGTGCAGATTGTATTAATGTTGCGCGGGAAGCGATGATGAGTATTGGCTGCATTCAGGCCCAAAGTTGTCATACCAATACCTGCCCTACAGGTGTTGCTACACAAAATAAATGGCTACAATCTGGTATAAATGTAAAAGACAAAGCCATGAGAACGAATTTCTATTTTGTGAAATTCAGAAAAGAACTATTAAATATTAGCCATGCCAGTGGTTATGAGCACCCATGTCAGTTTAATACAGATGATGTAGACATCAACCTCAGCGATAAGAATCTTGCAAAAACCCTGGCAACTACTTTTTCATACCATAAAGATAAAGTAAATTTCGCTTCTGTTAAGGAGTTGGTGGAATGTTCCCATTTAGGCGGAAGGCTTAATCTTGAGCATTTACAAAAAACAGAAAAAGCAATAGACTAA